The stretch of DNA GGGTGCTGGACACCGTCGGCCCGGTGCGCGAGCTGGCCCGCTCGCTCAGCGGCGCCGAGACCGTGCTCTTCCTCGGCCGGCACGTGGGCTACCCGGTGGCGCTGGAGGGCGCGCTCAAGCTCAAGGAGCTGGCCTACATGCACGCCGAGGCGTTCGCCGCCGGCGAGCTGAAGCACGGCCCGATCGCGCTCATCGAGGACGGCCTGCCGGTCGTCGTGGTGGTGCCCTCCCCGCAGGGCCGCAGCGTGCTGCACGACAAGATCGTCAGCAACATCCAGGAGATCCGGGCCCGCGGCGCGCGCACCATCGTCATCGCCGAGGAAGGCGACGAGGCGGTGCGGCCGTTCGCCGACGAGCTCATCGAGATCCCGGCGGTGCCCACCCTGCTGCAGCCGGTCGTCGCCACCGTCCCCCTCCAGGTGTTCGCCTGCGAGCTGGCCCTGGCCAAGGGGAACGACGTGGACCAGCCGCGCAACCTCGCCAAGAGCGTGACCGTGGAGTAGCGCCCGGTCCGCGGAGCGGACCGGCGAGGGGGCGGCCCGGTGCGGGGCCGCCCCCTCGCGCCGTTCCGGGGCCTTTCCGGGCAGGCCGGGAGCGGCGTGGCGGGTGGGCCGGATGTGGCCGGTTCGCCGATCATGGCCCCGGGGTAAAGCGGTTACCGCAGTGCGAAACGTGACCGCCCCCCGGTCACGCCGTCCCTCCCAGGAAGGTTCCCCCATGCGACGCACTCTGCTGCGCGGCGGCGCCGGTGCCGCCGCGGCGGCGCTGCTGCTCGCCGCGGCACCGGTGGCCTCCGCCGATCCGGCCGGCGGCATCGGCGACCCCTACTTCCCCGACTACGGGAACACCGGTTACGACGTCGGCCACTACGACCTGCGGCTGGACTACGCCCCGGACACCGACCGGCTCGCCGGTACCGCCACCCTGGTCGCCACCGCGACCGAGGACCTGGACTCCTTCACCCTGGACTTCCTGCTCGACGTGGACTCGGTCCGGGTGAACGGGAAGAAGGCCGGGTTCTCCGCGGCCGGCGAGCACAAGGTGGAGGTCGTTCCGGCGGCGCCGGTCGCCGAGGGCGAGCGGCTCACCGTGGTGGTCAAGTACGCCGACGTCCCCTCCTCGGTGAAGTGGGGGGACGGCTCGGTGACCGGATGGAACCGCACCCCGGACGGCGCGATCGCGCTCGGCCAGCCCGAGGCGGCGTGGTGGTGGTTCCCCGGCAACGACCACCCGCTGGACAAGGCCACCTTCGACGTGCGCATCTCGGTCCCCGAGGGGTACCGGGCGGTGAGCAACGGCGTGCTCACCGGCGAGCAGGTCATCGGCGGCAAGAGCGTCTACACCTGGCGCCAGGACCAGCCGTCCGCCACCTACCTGGCCACCCTCGCGGTCGGCGAGTACGAGGTGCACGAGGACGAGACCGACGCCGGGCTGCCGGTCTACGACGCCTACGCCGAGAGCCTCGGTTCGCTGGCCGGCCCGGCAAAGGCCAGCATCGAGCGCGGCCCGGAGATCCTGGAGTTCCAGGAGGAGTCCTTCGGCCCCTACCCGTACAACGCCCTGGGCGGGGTGGTGGCCGGCCCCGACGCCGACCTCGGCTTCGCACTGGAGACCCAGACCCGGCCGGTCTACAGCCACGCGTTCTTCCAGCGCGGCTCCAACACCTACGTGGTCGCGCACGAGCTGGCCCACCAGTGGTGGGGCGACCACGTCTCGGTCGAGGGCTGGGACGACATCTGGCTGAACGAGGGCTTCGCCAGCTACGCCGAGTGGATGTGGTCCGAGCACGAGGGCGAGGGGACCGCCCAGGAGCTGGCCGAGTACACCTACCGCTCCTACCCCGCCGACGACCCGTTCTGGGAGGTGACGCCGGGCGACCCGGGCGCGGAGAACGTGTTCCACTCTGCGGTCTACGACCGCGGCGCGCTGGCGGTGCACGCGCTGCGCACCGAGATCGGCGACGACGCGTTCGGCGAGCTGGCCCGGTCCTGGCAGCAGAAGAACGCGCACGGCAACGGGACCGTCGAGGAGTTCATCGCGCTGTCGGAGCAGGTCTCCGGCAAGGACCTCGGCGAGCTCTACGACACCTGGCTCTACTCCCAGGGCCGCCCGCCGGAGGTGCCCGGGGCCGAGGACTCCCCGGCCACCCTGAAGTCCGCCCCCGAGGAGCCGGACTCCTGGCAGGTCATCCAGCGCAACCGGGAGCTGCTGCACCGGCACTGACCGGCCGGCTCCGCCGCGGGGCGGCGGGCGGAGAAGAACCGGGACGGCGATGGGGCCGGCGGCGTCCAGCGGAAACGGCGCGGCCCCCGCCCGGGTGCTCCGGGCAGGGGCCGCGCCGCATCCGTCCGGCGGGGTTCAGACCGCCAGTTCCGCCTCGACCACGGCGGCCAGCCGATCGGCGATCGCACGGGCCTGGCCCTCCTCCGCGGCCTCGACCATGACCCGGACCATCGGCTCGGTGCCGCTGGGCCGGAGCAGCACCCGGCCGGAGTCGCCCAGCTCGGACTCTGCCACGGCCACCGCGGCCGCCACCTTCGCGTCGGTCGACGCCCGGGACTTGTCCACGCCGCGCACGTTGACCAGCACCTGCGGCAGCCGGGTCATCACCTTGGCCAGCTCGTCCAGGGCCAGCCCGCGGCGGGACACCGCCGCCAGCAGCCGCAGCCCGGTGAGCAGGCCGTCGCCGGTGGTGGCGTGGTCCAGCAGCACGACGTGCCCGGACTGCTCGCCGCCGAGCGAGAACCCGCCCTCGCGCATCGCCTCCAGCACGTACCGGTCGCCGACCGGGGTCTCCACCACGGTGATGCCGGCCTCGGCCATCGCGAGTTTGAGCCCCAGGTTGCTCATCACGGTGACGACCAGGGTGGAGTCGGCCAGCAGGCCGGCCTCCTGCAGCTCCAGCGCGAGCACCGCGAGGATCTGGTCGCCGTCGACGACCGAGCCGTCCGCGGCGACCGCCAGGCAGCGGTCGGCGTCGCCGTCGTGCGCGATCCCGGCGTCGGCGCCGTGCTCGCGGACCGCGGCCTGCAGCGCCTCCAGGTGGGTGGAGCCGCAGCCCTCGTTGATGTTGAGGCCGTCCGGCTCGGTGCCGATCGCGATCACCTCGGCGCCGGCGCGGCGCAGCGCCTCGGGCGCCACCCCGGAGGCGGCCCCGTGCGCGCAGTCCACCACGACCTTCAGCCCGTCCAGCCGGTTCGGCAGCGACTCCAGCACGTGCCGGACGTAGCGCTCCGCCCCGTCCTCGGCGTCGGTGACCCGGCCCACCGCGCCGTTCACCGCCCCCTCGGCCGGCTCGGCCAGGGCCGCCTCGATCCGGTCCTCCACCTCGTCGGGGAGCTTCTGCCCGCCGCGGCCGAAGAACTTGACCCCGTTGTCCGGCGCCGGGTTGTGGCTCGCCGAGAGCATCACGCCGAAGTCGGCCTTGAGCTCGTCGGTGAGGTAGGCGACCGCCGGGGTGGGCAGCACGCCGAGGCGGACCACGTCGACGCCGGCGCTCGCCAGCCCGGCCACCACCGCCGCCTCCAGGAACTCCCCGGAGGCCCGGG from Nocardiopsis composta encodes:
- a CDS encoding M1 family metallopeptidase, whose product is MRRTLLRGGAGAAAAALLLAAAPVASADPAGGIGDPYFPDYGNTGYDVGHYDLRLDYAPDTDRLAGTATLVATATEDLDSFTLDFLLDVDSVRVNGKKAGFSAAGEHKVEVVPAAPVAEGERLTVVVKYADVPSSVKWGDGSVTGWNRTPDGAIALGQPEAAWWWFPGNDHPLDKATFDVRISVPEGYRAVSNGVLTGEQVIGGKSVYTWRQDQPSATYLATLAVGEYEVHEDETDAGLPVYDAYAESLGSLAGPAKASIERGPEILEFQEESFGPYPYNALGGVVAGPDADLGFALETQTRPVYSHAFFQRGSNTYVVAHELAHQWWGDHVSVEGWDDIWLNEGFASYAEWMWSEHEGEGTAQELAEYTYRSYPADDPFWEVTPGDPGAENVFHSAVYDRGALAVHALRTEIGDDAFGELARSWQQKNAHGNGTVEEFIALSEQVSGKDLGELYDTWLYSQGRPPEVPGAEDSPATLKSAPEEPDSWQVIQRNRELLHRH
- the glmM gene encoding phosphoglucosamine mutase, producing the protein MARLFGTDGVRGVAGRDLTARLALDLSIAAARVLTEDGTAGPRPLAVVGRDPRASGEFLEAAVVAGLASAGVDVVRLGVLPTPAVAYLTDELKADFGVMLSASHNPAPDNGVKFFGRGGQKLPDEVEDRIEAALAEPAEGAVNGAVGRVTDAEDGAERYVRHVLESLPNRLDGLKVVVDCAHGAASGVAPEALRRAGAEVIAIGTEPDGLNINEGCGSTHLEALQAAVREHGADAGIAHDGDADRCLAVAADGSVVDGDQILAVLALELQEAGLLADSTLVVTVMSNLGLKLAMAEAGITVVETPVGDRYVLEAMREGGFSLGGEQSGHVVLLDHATTGDGLLTGLRLLAAVSRRGLALDELAKVMTRLPQVLVNVRGVDKSRASTDAKVAAAVAVAESELGDSGRVLLRPSGTEPMVRVMVEAAEEGQARAIADRLAAVVEAELAV